aaaatactatttaatatctaaataaaattaatgtagttattgattaagttgttaaaaatattcaatgatcgtTTGTTACTTATTAATCAAAACTACAACGCGTAACACGGAATGGTGTACaaaaagtagattacaccgtgttaaaattatacGGATTGCAAATTTACACCGAGATAATTTTACACCGTTATTACACACTACACGGCCGTGTAAAGCTCTTCAGgtccatttttacaccaaaatttttcacagtatAGAACTGAGTATAATCGAGATGTATGTAGTTACCATCTAGGATTGCAACCAGTATAATCTGAGATGTAACTGAGTTAAATCTGAGATAGAACTGAATATAATCCAGATGTAAGTGGTTACtatctcaaatttttttatatctcaaATGTAACTGAGTATAATCCGGGATAGTAGCCAGTATCATCTTGTTCTTTTCGTGAGGTGAATACTTTTTACATGTATTAATTTTAGCACCATACCTACgccgaaagtttaaatttctgcCCTGTTTAAAGGAAAGAAAGtcgttcttttcttttatgaaaaacaattttaaataagaatCAGCACATGCGCCATTCTTCCCACAAacagaggcaaaaatttaaactttcaggtacAGATTTGGTAAAAAATTGTCTAATATACTATTCCTCttcaaatatttactattataaatgaaataaaagtattttagaATAAGTTCTTCAGCTTttgatgtaaatatataattgtcaaacttttgacatttaaaaatcaacGATTCTCATCATAAATaccttgtatttttttaaaaactctatAAAAATATCCCTACCTACTTTactttatcaattaaaaaaataataatgaattgctttgattttatttgaaatttctcaataaaaatatttataaaaaaaactaaattaaatttttgccgcaaaatatatttttcagcaCATGCGCACTTGAATGAATCATTTTCACGACATGCGTAGTAACCAAAAAATACCGACACATTTTATGGCTATAACATAACCTTTgataattcaagtttattattaataataaattgacacaaatattttttaataataataactttgttcggtatttataaaataaattaaatatagtagaaaaaaaaaagtaattaaaaaacaatatgcCATACCAATATATCGGTCGTACAACAGACTACTGTGGCAAACCATTATGGGAAATATTAggaaacttgaaaaattatggTGTAGGACGACTTGTTATTAGACATAAATTTGCACGTTATCCTGAACCTtgttactataaaatattaaaagttgcTGCACTTCCAAATCCAGTAAACAAAATAAGGCCtacttttattaatgatatagTAAGTATCAAAttatatgagtgtgaatgtagctgacagttgtcaattttttgagtttttgaataaataaatgaaatgtaagtatagaataaaaatttaaaaaagcgtatttaaataattgaaaaatcagtatgcgcattttttttaattttatgagtttaattatttataatactgaagttagccgacgtctgataatttttgatttttttaaaaacgaaaaattattaagaaaaaaatttttttaaatccactcggatttttccaattttctacgtgtgcatatttttagttttttttatatttttattctgtaattcatttggtgaaaaaaaaaatccaaaaattttggatCACCTGTTAACTTCtggtttataattatttaatttattatgatactgaagttagccaagatctaataattttttaattttttttttaattgataaattattaagaaaaaaaaatatttgaaaaattgcacctgaagttttttaaattttctacaagtgcatatttttagtttttatttttttgtaattgatttgatgGAAAAATAATCCGAAAACTGTCAATTGTCTGTTttcaacttcaggatcattaatttgtttatttaaaacttaaaaatcaccttatgtctgctacattcacattcGAAACATTACATTTAATCTTATTGAGtgattaattcataaataaactaattaaaaattttttaacagctTGAGCGTACATGTATAGTTCTTTGTGAAAAAGTTTTCcgaggaaaaaaatttgatttacttGTTCAAATAGATGGAGCGTCTTATAAAGCTGATTATCAATTAGTACCAAAAGATGaagagtataaatatataaatgcaaCACAATCAAAACCAGAAGTGGTTTATTCAAAGACTATGGAACTTCCCCCATTGTTGCGAGAAATCGCAATTAGAAATATGAAAGCTAAAGGACAAACAATAACTCAAGAGCCGGAAATGGATATTGTTTATAATCAAatgggatttaaattttacagaatTGCGAAAGATGGTGAAAAACCAACTTTTACACCAAAAATTGGACTTGGAAAACCACTATGTCCACGATTATATGCTAATTGTAAACCaatataaatttctaaatatttttaagtttgtactaataattaaaaaaatatatattatcatagATAAATATACTAAGATTTTAACtccaattatttatcattacgTAGTATAATCTaagattaatatttatagCTAACTgtcagaattttaaaatattattttagctttaaaatatttctcatttccattttataagattttgaattaaatttttttctcttccattaataatcataaatactaaattaattgagtatctataaataattggttaaacattttattttaatatcgatttgaataatatctgtttttaacaataatttaatcataaatcataaaatttgcTTTCAGTAATTGTGTACAGTTTTATCCAATCGCTGTATAACTTTCTAGCTTTGCTGTAAACTATTAGGTAATTGATTGTCTCCGACTCGTTATTGTACGTGTCAATTGAATTTGTtgaagcaatttttttttcgagatgTTGACTAATTTTGCTGTGTCTGAGACGAATCCATGTCTCAACGAGTATTCGATACTGGGATCATCCCAATAAGGAGTTACATGTTTCAacaatgatactgaagttagccgacatctaataatttttgttttttttttttttcaaaacgataaattatgagaaaaaaatatttgaaaaaattgcacttagagttttttgaattttctacatgtgcatattttttttttttttttttcttgtaaacaatttattgaaaaaaaattttgaaattttcaattgtctgctaaattCAGAATCATGTTTCAACAAACATATATCTGACTGAATGAagacagatatttttttattcacttgggCTTCCTGTATGTTCCTTAAGAACTCGAGACTTTCTTCCAGATGTGCTGTAATCTCGTCAGGTTCAACTTACTGACAGATTAACCCAGGAATCGTTTTGCAGTTTATCTCCTAAGGCTTTCATCATTGATTTGCTCCAACGATGTGGTTCGATTTAATAGATTTCTGCACTTTTCTCTTAAACACTTTCTGGATCTTCTATTCTTTCATATGCTCATTATATCAACTAATTACTGTACAGACTAATAGGTACTTCTGCCTCTCTGTATGTAAATGTTACAGTGTACTTCTTACTACTCCTTACTACTCCTACTACTTGAATTTTGTTTGTGCTTGtaaatcataatatttttttattataaaacatttttaattataaacaaattcttaaaatcattttaaattttatatcacaatataaaattatatattataaataaaataaaattattatttttatgacaattttatcatcatgtaattattgattttactttgttcattgaattttttcaaattctattctttttacatttatgaaaaattacttaaaataattttcatttgtttttatatcaatgtctatttttttcatatgacAGATCCATGATGTTTTTACAAGATAAGTTTTGTTTAAcagatatatatttgaataaatatttaaatgcagTCTAAGTGTGCAGATGATTGTGCCAAAAGCTTAAAACGCCGTAAAGGTATATTCAaactacataaattttaatatataacaataagtATTTATCATAAGTCGTAAActattgattgaaaaattaattcagaCTATGAAGAGACCTTGAGAGGAGGACAAAAATCTCAAGATAGTGAAAACGATGAGTTGTATTTATCTGACAGTACTGAATATCTCAGTTTTGCACGTCAAAAAAGCTCTACAAGTCCAGGAAGTTCACACCCTGAAAGATCGAAAAAAGATACTCCGAAATCTAGAcgtgtaaaaaaatcttatgaaAATCAAGAACAATCTGAAGAAGATGTACGTGTTTCTAAAACCTCAGCTCGACGTCGGCGACAGACAAGCTATGCAAAAAGACATTCATCTAGATTAAATGAAAACTGTGCAAATGTTGACTGTTCTGGAATACCTAAAAGATTAGTTGAGTCAGAAGAGAGTGAAGAGTCATTGTCGTCTGATATTTCTTGTCCACCACGCTGTGATCGCGATTTGACATTATTGCCTAAGCCAAGCACACCTTGTGATTCTTCATGCCCTAAACAAGCTAAATTAGGTATGAAATtaactcattttttaatagttttattcaaacaattgttttttatattttttatttaataaaaattttaactctaGATGAAGAAAGAGAAAGACACCAAGAAGcggttgataaatttttacttcacGGAGGACTAAGATACTTTGATGACTTATGTCATTGTTCATTAAAATGTCTCTTAACACAAATTTGCGGTGATCAGTTTGTAAGAAAAACTGCTTcatcaacaatatttttcatattaggCGTTAAATTATGTTTTGAACTTGAAGCTTGGTATATtcctttttaaattataacagtAAATGCacaaaatttaagttattaaCAAAATCATTTCATtagataatattttaattatagtcAAATGAATTCTATTTCTTATCATCTATTCAGCCGAAGAatcaaaatcactttttaactgtgattttaatttttattataaaataaacaaaaaaatattatgatgcTTTCAGCTTTTCTAtactctaaaaatattttttctagttttgaaaaaattttaggcttattttaattgaacttGTAAAGCTAACAAAATAGCGTAAATCTATAAGGAACGAAGgtgtttcaaaatttattcacaAATTGATCAATTGATTGAGAAAATATAGAAAACCAAAGGAATTCATAACATTAGAAAAAAGCGAAAAGCCTTCAATATCTGTAATTAACTGTACCTATAATCTTAAAATGTAGCAGCTATTGGAGTGAAACTTTCATAGAGAAGCTCGTAAGTCGGAAAATTTCGGTAATAATTTAGAAATGAGACTCCACCTGTTTTGTTTTGTAGAAAGGattacatgtttttttttttcaaacttaag
This genomic interval from Microplitis mediator isolate UGA2020A chromosome 2, iyMicMedi2.1, whole genome shotgun sequence contains the following:
- the LOC130663552 gene encoding 28S ribosomal protein S34, mitochondrial, with amino-acid sequence MPYQYIGRTTDYCGKPLWEILGNLKNYGVGRLVIRHKFARYPEPCYYKILKVAALPNPVNKIRPTFINDILERTCIVLCEKVFRGKKFDLLVQIDGASYKADYQLVPKDEEYKYINATQSKPEVVYSKTMELPPLLREIAIRNMKAKGQTITQEPEMDIVYNQMGFKFYRIAKDGEKPTFTPKIGLGKPLCPRLYANCKPI
- the LOC130663551 gene encoding uncharacterized protein LOC130663551, with amino-acid sequence MQSKCADDCAKSLKRRKDYEETLRGGQKSQDSENDELYLSDSTEYLSFARQKSSTSPGSSHPERSKKDTPKSRRVKKSYENQEQSEEDVRVSKTSARRRRQTSYAKRHSSRLNENCANVDCSGIPKRLVESEESEESLSSDISCPPRCDRDLTLLPKPSTPCDSSCPKQAKLDEERERHQEAVDKFLLHGGLRYFDDLCHCSLKCLLTQICGDQFVRKTASSTIFFILGVKLCFELEAWYIPF